Proteins encoded in a region of the Pelmatolapia mariae isolate MD_Pm_ZW linkage group LG16_19, Pm_UMD_F_2, whole genome shotgun sequence genome:
- the LOC134644080 gene encoding sacsin-like, translated as MPLVGKLSDRVSNRLGLKDLPPPEKVIENLSVLKSKALEMANPDTDVDFKRQLHSIYKHMQDNVSVFVTMMGNGTCWLWTHNQFVAPQDLVLEYPNNLDLSSYIGKVPSEFLPYRTLFQKFGLRKVLSNEDILGILYSIQQTIEARQPPFASSSEVKVSIEILNWLWKEKKTVQDDIPVPIIAEGGKFTLKPRSTTLFCDVSKNGLKELNCREEEIYVIHEEIPKAAAEWLEIRFLSTHILDPEEIGIEQCGQSEPITMRIKNILKEYDEDSDIFKELIQNAEDAGADVCKFLVDFRVHRDAPESLIDHDMALYDKSSVLDQVYNINHPEFSHLSNDDMKEFQIFLQSGLSKSKVSQEYVRKLKSLPIFETTHGKRVRIDGAKVFILNIKYTVIFPDLFNLPTNSCIFLKHNSENYMLSQTLNIQVLDDLEYFMKFILPAVHQLTETQILHSLKLLLSLRYSLKQRETIISSLKTVKLIRSSQGRLEPASYYFDESVELYKQMLPHERFVPERFWSELCEGDDYTTEKAKQLVRELGMKHVVSADEIIHFAYQLESEAKVNRRLKDMKLKSSLLFREALNKACNIKIKDQHFLEKIADIKFIFPVMIRKELSNYHQPFAAEGTTVKIRGSLIDKKPEYQDLIWSSMPIIDLPVYTTQKLMQMMKNAGAHEEPPPNCVASNIRNICQSPCETDQLIKTRAKVFRSSYAYLQAKRFEGNHLAGLPVVLVEKDTKLMRPNDVCLSLSYDLDFRPYLYKITPEDAMYASFFQKIGVKNKATAEQYCSVLAAVYADSCDKQKLHSNQLRTVKRAVEQLFKSISAQGNETLLENVETLYLPAADGKLYPSSTLCYNDTVFETKRLEEALENKFLLLEKLSECHLGNDKYKHHQLLQLLPQKFQPKMLSEFTEERVVESKMQPCELGTGCEFIGWFAKHLSSRAFKYGFICLLREQLQGKITQEDASNICEKIFGSIQIICCKTLETTLWLDKQPLPKTDEETDVSVERGQQGCTFYLKHNDDMALKVINEVITTLTKEINALLGNRIASVHLPVLGQLLMCDDLQDVRKTLAKNQIRDSAETESSSFSPAAPGTEIPEEWHDCLDMNVLNNFEEGEYVGYSIDDKYIYAVIVEELPGHNGRYSWRYKIEVGEDEPIEVSCVDLFQFKREKKMLKPEENTCMELEPLTGAVPHSSEPSINSLPASVQEAKREIDKCLAEIWKLPEEERHKAIKRLYLRWHPDKNPDRQSLANEAFKYLQNRIDELSKPKAAGSTFSSRNTHFRGFYQQWNQEARYHRNSRERFSRGYRGFHSYNFWTHNENVPRPDREEARRWCRQARCDLNAAHKDTGGESTEWCLFKVHQVVEKSLIAACYKRNGQHPNSSSISATAAQVSLYSPQLRDLPEIVKNLQTLGVDPKRTQYPNCHPYPHIPNGQFRSENEMLALNKASELLNKIEAYVN; from the exons ATGCCTCTGGTAGGGAAGCTCAGTGACAGAGTTAGCAACAGACTTGGTCTCAAAGACCTACCACCACCTGAAAAAGTGATTGAGAATCTGTCAGTCTTGAAATCAAAAGCACTGGAAATGGCTAATCCTGACACAGATGTAGACTTCAAAAGACAGCTGCACAGCATTTACAAACACATGCAAGACAATGTCTCTGTATTTGTTACAATGATGGGCAATGGGACATGCTGGCTATGGACTCACAACCAGTTTGTTGCACCCCAGGATCTGGTTCTTGAATACCCAAATAATCTAGATCTGAGTTCTTACATTGGGAAGGTACCAAGTGAATTTTTGCCATACAGAACATTGTTCCAGAAATTTGGCCTGAGAAAAGTACTTTCAAATGAAGACATTTTGGGCATTCTGTACTCCATCCAGCAAACAATTGAAGCAAGACAACCGCCATTTGCAAGTTCCTCAGAGGTCAAAGTGTCAATAGAAATTCTCAACTGGCtctggaaagagaagaagacaGTTCAGGATGACATCCCAGTGCCAATCATTGCTGAGGGAGGAAAATTTACCCTTAAACCACGATCAACAACTCTTTTCTGTGATGTAAGCAAAAATGGACTGAAAGAACTAAACTGCAGAGAAGAGGAAATTTATGTCATACATGAGGAAATCCCAAAAGCAGCGGCTGAATGGCTGGAAATTCGTTTTCTCAGTACCCACATCCTTGATCCAGAGGAGATAGGAATAGAGCAGTGTGGACAATCTGAACCAATAACAATGAGGATAAAAAACATTCTTAAAGAGTACGATGAAGACAGTGACATCTTCAAAGAGCTCATCCAGAATGCAGAGGATGCTGGGGCAGATGTTTGCAAGTTCTTGGTGGATTTCAGAGTACACAGAGATGCCCCTGAAAGCCTGATTGACCATGACATGGCTCTTT ATGATAAAAGCTCAGTGTTGGATCAAGTGTACAACATTAATCACCCAGAGTTTTCCCACCTTTCAAATGATGATATGAAGGAGTTTCAGATCTTCTTGCAATCGGGATTATCCAAATCCAAAGTCAGCCAAGAGTATGTGAGGAAGCTCAAATCCTTACCAATATTTGAAACAACACATGGTAAACGAGTGAGGATTGATGGAGCTAAGGTTTTCATCCTTAACATCAAATATACAGTCATATTTCCAGATTTGTTCAACCTACCTACAAACAGCTGCATTTTTCTGAAACACAACTCCGAGAACTACATGCTGTCACAAACACTCAACATTCAGGTCCTGGATGATTTGGAGTATTTCATGAAGTTCATTCTGCCTGCTGTACACCAACTCACGGAGACACAGATTCTTCACAGCCTCAAACTGTTGCTGTCACTACGTTACTCTTTGAAGCAAAGGGAAACTATCATCTCCTCACTGAAGACGGTGAAACTGATTCGCAGTTCTCAAGGTAGACTGGAGCCTGCATCATACTACTTTGATGAGAGTGTGGAGCTGTACAAACAAATGTTGCCCCACGAGAGATTTGTTCCTGAGAGATTTTGGTCTGAACTGTGTGAAGGAGATgactacacaacagaaaaagcaaaacagctGGTCAGAGAACTTGGAATGAAGCATGTTGTGTCAGCGGACGAGATAATACATTTTGCGTACCAGCTGGAATCAGAAGCAAAAGTTAACAGAAGACTCAAAGACATGAAACTGAAATCATCATTACTTTTCAGGGAAGCCTTAAATAAAGCATGCAACATCAAAATTAAAGATCAACATTTTTTGGAGAAGATTGCCGACATCAAATTCATTTTTCCAGTAATGATTCGAAAAGAACTGTCCAACTACCACCAACCATTTGCTGCTGAAGGAACTACTGTGAAAATTAGAGGCTCTTTGATTGACAAAAAACCAGAGTATCAAGATTTGATTTGGTCCTCAATGCCAATTATAGACCTACCAGTTTATACAACACAGAAACTTATGCAGATGATGAAAAATGCAGGAGCTCACGAAGAACCACCTCCAAACTGTGTAGCCAGTAACATAAGAAACATCTGTCAGTCACCATGTGaaactgatcagctgatcaaaACACGAGCTAAAGTATTCAGAAGTTCGTACGCTTATCTGCAAGCAAAAAGATTTGAAGGAAACCACCTGGCTGGTCTTCCTGTTGTGTTGgttgaaaaagacacaaaacttATGAGGCCTAATGACGTGTGTCTGTCGCTCTCCTATGATCTGGATTTCAGACCTTATCTGTACAAGATTACTCCAGAAGATGCAATGTATGCATCGTTCTTTCAGAAAATTGGTGTGAAGAACAAAGCTACTGCAGAGCAATATTGTAGTGTTTTGGCAGCAGTTTACGCTGATTCCTGTGATAAACAGAAACTACATTCAAACCAGCTGAGAACTGTGAAACGAGCTGTTGAGCAGTTGTTTAAGTCAATCAGTGCTCAGGGAAATGAGACACTTCTTGAAAATGTGGAGACTCTGTATCTTCCTGCAGCAGATGGTAAATTATACCCATCATCCACACTCTGCTACAACGACACAGTGTTTGAGACCAAAAGGTTGGAAGAAGCGCTGGAGAACAAGTTCCTGCTTCTTGAGAAACTCAGTGAATGTCATTTGGGCAACGACAAATACAAGCATCATCAGCTGTTGCAACTGCTGCCTCAGAAATTTCAGCCAAAGATGCTGTCTGAGTTCACAGAGGAAAGAGTTGTGGAATCAAAGATGCAGCCTTGTGAACTTGGGACTGGCTGTGAATTTATTGGATGGTTTGCTAAACATCTCTCCTCAAGAGCCTTTAAATATGGATTCATTTGTCTTCTTAGAGAGCAGTTGCAAGGCAAAATAACACAAGAAGATGCTTCTAACATATGTGAGAAGATTTTTGGCAGTATACAGATTATCTGCTGCAAAACTTTGGAAACAACACTCTGGCTCGATAAACAGCCACTTCCCAAAACTGATGAAGAAACTGATGTATCTGTGGAACGAGGGCAACAAGGGTGCACCTTTTACTTAAAGCACAATGATGACATGGCTCTCAAAGTGATAAATGAAGTCATTACAACATTGACAAAAGAGATTAATGCTCTTTTAGGAAACAGAATTGCATCGGTTCACCTTCCAGTGCTGGGACAACTCCTCATGTGTGATGATCTGCAAGATGTTCGGAAAACTCTAGCTAAAAATCAGATCCGTGACAGTGCTGAAACTGAAAGTTCCTCTTTTAGTCCAGCAGCCCCTGGGACAGAGATTCCAGAAGAATGGCATGATTGTTTGGACATGAATGTCCTCAACAACTTTGAAGAGGGGGAATATGTTGGCTACAGCATTGATGACAAGTACATTTATGCAGTTATTGTTGAAGAACTGCCTGGTCACAATGGACGATATTCATGGAGGTACAAAATAGAAGTAGGAGAAGATGAGCCCATTGAAGTCAGCTGTGTTGATCTGTTTCAGTTTAAACGAGAAAAGAAG ATGCTAAAACCAGAAGAAAACACTTGCATGGAGCTGGAACCACTGACAGGAGCTGTCCCACATTCTTCTGAACCATCAATAAATTCCTTACCAGCCTCTGTTCAGGAAGCTAAAAGGGAAATTGATAAATGTTTGGCAGAGATCTGGAAGCTTCCTGAGGAGGAGAGGCACAAAGCCATCAAGAGACTGTACCTCAGGTGGCACCCTGACAAAAATCCTGATCGCCAGTCTCTCGCCAATGAGGCATTCAAATATTTACAGAATCGAATTGATGAGCTCAGCAAACCCAAAGCTGCAGGCTCGACCTTTTCAAGCAGAAATACACATTTCAGGGGCTTCTATCAACAGTGGAATCAGGAGGCCAGGTATCACAGAAATAGTCGAGAGAGGTTCTCTAGAGGTTATAGAGGTTTCCATTCCTACAACTTCTGGACCCACAATGAAAATGTCCCAAGGCCAGACAGAGAAGAGGCCAGACGCTGGTGTAGACAGGCTCGCTGCGATCTCAATGCAGCTCACAAAGACACTGGTGGAGAGAGCACAGAGTGGTGTCTGTTTAAGGTTCATCAAGTAGTGGAAAAGTCTCTTATAGCAGCATGCTATAAAAGAAATGGACAACACCCCAACAGCAGCTCAATTTCAGCCACTGCTGCACAAGTTTCCCTCTACAGCCCCCAACTGAGAGATCTGCCTGAGATTGTGAAAAACCTGCAGACACTCGGGGTGGATCCCAAAAGGACTCAATATCCCAACTGCCATCCATATCCCCACATACCGAACGGACAATTCAGATCAGAGAATGAAATGCTGGCACTGAACAAGGCATCTGAGCTCCTTAATAAAATAGAAGCATATGTGAATTAA